A region from the Desulfitobacterium dehalogenans ATCC 51507 genome encodes:
- a CDS encoding biotin--[acetyl-CoA-carboxylase] ligase, whose product MRNKILDILKNQQREEFVSGESISQALSITRAAVWKQIQGLKEAGYEIEGQTKKGYRLVKIPCAIDLWALQQELRTQALGRQLFLFEELPSTNDRIKDMARQGGEHGTVVIAKRQTIGHGRMQRVWESPDGGLWLSLLLKPRLSLGDAAKLTLSAGVALAQTLQDLYRLEVRIKWPNDIVIQGRKIAGILGEVAGEWNTVQTLILGIGVNANFSGQTLSPKIPAITLQDILGHEVNLNHLTAELLFNLEKEVQSLEQGDVQGLIQRWTSFAVGINRPVRIEKAGISYGGIFKGIRENGELVLDQEGQEITFSSGEVSLRAEEQYSPE is encoded by the coding sequence GTGCGAAATAAGATTCTGGATATCTTAAAGAACCAACAGAGAGAAGAATTTGTTTCCGGTGAGAGTATCAGCCAAGCCCTCAGTATCACCCGAGCGGCGGTCTGGAAGCAGATTCAGGGATTAAAGGAAGCGGGATATGAGATAGAGGGCCAGACCAAGAAAGGGTATCGCCTCGTTAAGATACCTTGCGCCATAGATCTATGGGCTCTGCAGCAGGAGCTCAGGACTCAGGCTCTGGGCAGGCAGCTTTTTCTCTTTGAAGAATTGCCCTCCACCAATGACCGAATCAAGGACATGGCGCGTCAAGGGGGAGAGCATGGGACGGTGGTTATCGCCAAGCGTCAGACAATAGGTCATGGACGGATGCAGAGGGTATGGGAGTCCCCAGATGGAGGGCTTTGGTTGAGTCTGTTGCTTAAACCCAGGCTGAGCTTGGGGGACGCGGCTAAGCTTACTCTGAGTGCGGGGGTGGCTTTGGCTCAAACTCTGCAGGATCTTTATAGATTAGAAGTCAGGATTAAATGGCCTAATGATATAGTGATACAGGGAAGAAAAATTGCTGGAATCCTTGGCGAAGTTGCCGGAGAGTGGAATACGGTACAGACCCTTATCCTGGGGATTGGGGTCAATGCCAATTTCTCTGGCCAGACACTTAGTCCTAAGATACCCGCTATAACCTTGCAGGATATCTTGGGCCATGAGGTTAATCTGAATCACCTGACAGCTGAGTTGCTTTTTAATCTGGAAAAGGAAGTTCAGTCTTTAGAGCAGGGCGATGTCCAAGGTCTTATCCAACGTTGGACCTCTTTTGCGGTAGGTATCAATCGGCCTGTGCGGATAGAAAAGGCAGGGATCTCCTACGGGGGAATTTTTAAAGGGATTAGAGAAAATGGGGAACTTGTCCTTGACCAGGAAGGGCAGGAGATAACCTTTTCTTCAGGAGAAGTGAGCCTCAGAGCGGAGGAGCAGTATAGTCCGGAGTAA
- a CDS encoding type III pantothenate kinase: MILVFDVGNTNIVLGVYDQKELIYHWRISTDKSRTVDEYAVIIKNLFDLNGLDMSRIKAVVMSSVVPPVMPTLESLARKYFDVEPLVIGPGVKTGMPIVYDNPREVGADRIVNAVAAYHKYGGPLVIVDFGTATTFCAISKRGEYLGGAIAPGIGISTEALFQRASKLPRIEIVRPKSVIAKNTVAGMQSGIYYGYTGQVDRIVTLMKQELGRETRVIATGGLAELIQEDSQEIEIVDPFLTLEGLLLIYEKNCNQQP; encoded by the coding sequence ATGATTCTTGTATTTGATGTGGGAAACACCAATATTGTCCTTGGTGTATACGACCAAAAAGAATTAATTTACCATTGGCGGATTTCTACAGATAAATCCCGTACAGTGGATGAGTATGCAGTGATTATTAAGAATCTTTTTGATCTTAATGGACTCGATATGTCCCGGATTAAAGCCGTAGTGATGTCCTCCGTGGTTCCTCCGGTCATGCCTACCCTTGAATCGCTGGCGCGCAAGTACTTTGATGTGGAGCCCCTGGTCATCGGACCGGGAGTGAAGACCGGTATGCCCATCGTCTACGATAACCCTCGTGAGGTGGGAGCCGACCGTATTGTCAATGCTGTGGCTGCCTATCACAAATATGGGGGCCCCTTAGTCATTGTCGATTTCGGTACGGCCACGACTTTCTGTGCGATATCAAAGCGAGGGGAGTATCTGGGTGGAGCCATTGCTCCGGGGATAGGAATTTCTACGGAAGCTTTGTTCCAACGGGCCTCTAAATTGCCCCGTATTGAAATTGTCAGACCGAAAAGCGTCATTGCCAAAAATACGGTAGCGGGGATGCAGTCAGGGATATACTATGGCTATACCGGACAAGTGGATCGGATCGTGACGTTGATGAAGCAAGAGTTAGGGCGAGAAACCCGCGTCATTGCCACAGGCGGTTTAGCGGAATTGATCCAAGAGGATTCTCAGGAAATTGAAATCGTGGACCCCTTTTTAACATTAGAAGGCTTATTATTAATTTATGAAAAAAATTGTAACCAACAGCCCTGA
- the dusB gene encoding tRNA dihydrouridine synthase DusB: MRLGKFELGIPAFLAPMAGVTDKAFRETVRSVGGRHVWTEMISDKALTYMNSRTLEMLDLSGEVSPRIVQIFGSEPEVMAKAAALAVERDAEIIDINMGCPTPKIVKNGEGSALLQDLPLAQRIAEAVVKAVEVPVTVKMRLGWTADAIVAPELAKRVEAVGVQMVSVHGRTREQFYAGTANRDWIKKVKEGVSIPVIANGDIFSPQEAKKVLEETGCDGVMVGRGSLGNPWLIPQIDSFLNHGALLEQPSLEQKIKGAMEHFDRVLSYKGERVGLNEMRKHAVWYIKGIRNAAQLRDHIMQTKTSLEMKNLFQRILQENA; the protein is encoded by the coding sequence ATGCGTTTAGGAAAATTTGAGCTGGGTATCCCCGCTTTTCTAGCCCCTATGGCCGGTGTTACGGACAAGGCTTTTCGGGAGACTGTTCGTTCCGTGGGGGGGCGTCATGTCTGGACAGAGATGATCAGCGATAAAGCATTAACCTATATGAACTCGCGGACCTTGGAGATGTTGGATCTTTCCGGGGAGGTTTCCCCGCGCATTGTTCAGATATTCGGCTCAGAGCCTGAAGTCATGGCAAAGGCGGCGGCTTTAGCGGTGGAGCGGGATGCTGAGATTATTGATATTAATATGGGATGTCCAACGCCTAAAATCGTCAAAAACGGGGAAGGTTCAGCATTGTTGCAGGACCTTCCCTTAGCTCAGCGCATTGCTGAAGCCGTTGTGAAGGCGGTGGAGGTTCCGGTGACGGTCAAAATGCGTCTTGGCTGGACTGCAGATGCGATTGTTGCTCCGGAGTTGGCCAAGCGGGTGGAAGCTGTAGGTGTTCAGATGGTCAGCGTCCATGGTCGAACCCGGGAGCAATTTTACGCAGGGACTGCCAATCGGGATTGGATAAAGAAGGTTAAAGAGGGAGTAAGCATCCCGGTTATAGCCAATGGGGATATTTTTTCCCCCCAGGAAGCTAAGAAAGTTTTGGAAGAAACGGGCTGTGATGGGGTTATGGTGGGCCGGGGAAGTCTTGGCAACCCCTGGCTTATTCCGCAGATTGATTCGTTTTTGAATCATGGCGCTTTACTTGAACAGCCTTCCTTAGAGCAGAAAATCAAAGGTGCTATGGAACATTTTGATCGTGTGCTGAGCTATAAAGGAGAACGGGTTGGCCTTAACGAAATGCGTAAGCATGCTGTCTGGTATATTAAAGGGATCCGCAATGCCGCACAGCTGCGTGACCATATTATGCAGACTAAAACGTCCTTAGAAATGAAGAATCTATTCCAAAGGATTTTGCAAGAAAATGCATAA
- the greA gene encoding transcription elongation factor GreA: protein MAEKEVILTIEGLKKLEDELETLKTVKRREVAERIKQAIEFGDISENSEYDDAKNEQAFIEGRIITLEKMLRNARVIDDLEGSEFVALGTTVVLRDKDFGEEEEYTIVGSAEADPGSNKISNESPVGKAVLGQAKGTVVEINVPAGILHYEIVDIR from the coding sequence ATGGCCGAAAAGGAAGTAATTCTGACCATCGAAGGATTGAAGAAATTAGAAGATGAATTAGAAACTCTGAAGACGGTAAAACGTCGAGAAGTGGCTGAACGCATCAAACAGGCCATCGAGTTTGGAGATATCAGCGAAAACTCAGAGTATGATGACGCCAAAAACGAACAAGCTTTTATTGAAGGCCGTATTATTACTTTGGAAAAAATGCTAAGGAATGCTCGGGTCATTGATGATTTAGAGGGTAGCGAATTCGTCGCTCTTGGGACTACCGTTGTTCTGAGAGATAAGGATTTTGGTGAGGAAGAGGAATATACCATCGTCGGCTCCGCAGAAGCGGATCCGGGCTCCAATAAGATCTCCAATGAATCTCCTGTAGGAAAGGCAGTTCTGGGACAAGCGAAAGGAACGGTTGTGGAAATCAACGTTCCCGCAGGCATTCTGCACTATGAGATTGTGGATATTCGATAA
- the lysS gene encoding lysine--tRNA ligase, whose product MDEVNDLWRVRLDKLDQLREYGVEPYADRYQRTHMAQEILDGFDTLEGQVVKIAGRMMSKRDQGKVIFTHIQDFSGQIQAYIRKDDIGEEWFELISKFDIGDIIGVKGTAFRTRRGEISVHATEVQILSKSMRPLPEKFHGLTNVELRYRQRYVDLIMNPEVRNVFVMRSKIIRTMRNFLEGQGFLEVETPTLHTIPGGAAARPFITHHNTLDIDLYLRIALELPLKRLIVGGFDKVFEIGRNFRNEGISIKHNPEFTMMELYQAYANFEDIMELTENMISTIAKEVHGTTEVTYQGQVIDFKTPWRRLPMLDGILEYAGVDFGQIHTDEEAQQAAKEKGLKVEPGSSRGKIINEFFEEFVEPNLIQPTFVIGHPVEISPLAKRNAEHPEYTDRFEAFAYGRELGNAFSELNDPIDQRQRFEAQVSERAKGDDEAHMMDEDFVQALEYGLPPTGGLGIGIDRLVMLLTDSPSIRDVILFPTMRPREDN is encoded by the coding sequence ATGGATGAAGTAAATGATCTCTGGCGGGTTCGCTTGGACAAGCTGGATCAGTTAAGAGAATATGGAGTAGAGCCCTATGCGGATCGGTATCAGAGAACTCATATGGCCCAAGAGATTCTGGATGGATTCGATACCCTCGAGGGTCAAGTGGTCAAGATTGCCGGCCGTATGATGTCCAAAAGAGACCAAGGTAAAGTGATATTTACTCATATACAAGATTTTAGCGGCCAGATTCAAGCTTATATCCGCAAAGATGATATAGGTGAAGAGTGGTTTGAGCTGATTTCTAAGTTTGACATCGGTGACATCATTGGCGTCAAAGGTACTGCGTTCCGGACACGGCGTGGAGAGATCTCAGTGCATGCCACTGAGGTTCAGATTTTATCCAAATCCATGCGTCCCCTGCCGGAGAAATTTCACGGTTTAACCAATGTTGAACTCCGTTATCGTCAACGGTATGTAGATCTCATTATGAATCCGGAAGTCCGCAATGTCTTTGTTATGAGAAGCAAGATTATCCGGACTATGAGAAACTTCTTGGAAGGCCAAGGCTTCTTAGAAGTGGAGACACCTACTCTCCATACTATTCCGGGTGGGGCAGCAGCCCGTCCCTTTATCACTCATCACAATACTTTAGATATAGATCTTTATCTGCGCATTGCTTTGGAGCTTCCCTTAAAGCGATTAATTGTCGGAGGCTTTGATAAGGTATTTGAAATAGGAAGAAACTTCCGCAATGAAGGGATTTCTATTAAGCATAATCCGGAGTTCACGATGATGGAGCTCTATCAGGCTTACGCAAATTTTGAGGATATCATGGAGCTCACTGAGAACATGATTTCTACCATTGCCAAAGAAGTTCATGGAACCACCGAAGTTACCTACCAAGGCCAAGTGATCGATTTCAAGACACCCTGGCGTCGTTTGCCCATGCTCGATGGAATCTTAGAGTATGCGGGAGTGGACTTTGGCCAGATTCATACGGATGAAGAAGCACAACAGGCAGCTAAGGAAAAAGGCCTTAAGGTTGAACCGGGAAGTTCACGTGGTAAGATCATTAACGAGTTCTTTGAGGAATTTGTCGAGCCCAATCTAATACAGCCGACTTTTGTTATTGGTCATCCAGTGGAGATTTCTCCCTTAGCCAAGAGAAACGCCGAGCACCCTGAGTATACGGACCGTTTTGAAGCCTTTGCTTACGGCCGAGAATTAGGGAATGCTTTCTCGGAATTAAATGATCCTATCGATCAAAGACAACGTTTTGAAGCCCAAGTGTCTGAACGGGCTAAAGGTGACGATGAAGCCCATATGATGGATGAGGATTTTGTCCAGGCTTTAGAGTACGGCCTTCCCCCCACAGGTGGACTAGGAATCGGTATCGACCGACTGGTGATGCTCTTGACCGATTCGCCGTCCATCCGTGACGTCATCCTTTTCCCCACTATGCGGCCTAGAGAAGACAACTAA
- a CDS encoding IS1182 family transposase, whose protein sequence is MMKEEKQKQNRMLCVFMEDLVPKGHFLRKLDAAIDFSFIYDIMRPLYSDKGRPSIDPVVLVKMLLIGYLYGIDSERKLEQEILVNIAYRWFLGLDLEDKVPDHSVFSQNRRRRFKDTEVFREIFNTVVERCAEAGLIGGECVVMDSTHIKANAANGHAEKVLLVEGPNDYWLKLNDEHGGHIRQKTEEADMTLTVKKKSLSDPEAGWMHRHPKPAGFHYLCHQSSDIRYGIVTDVHVTPGDVTDAPYCVERIAYQKKECRLSFRYAGLDSGYDTVAVHHGLHQLGIRAYIPVNPGHTAHWRKERGLFTIEDFHYDVQNDRYICPNDCTLRYIGVRKAYYRVGKNYVTRSEDCKNCPLKSQCIAGKANYKEVRRDFYQEDQERHHALVGTALYRYVMRKRQVICEGNFALQKRCHNLRFTRKRGIEKVQEQCLFSAMALNLKRLVKYGTAPLRPAVSYPQIKLRIVSLQRNLSVNYC, encoded by the coding sequence ATGATGAAAGAGGAAAAACAGAAACAAAACCGGATGCTTTGTGTCTTTATGGAGGACCTCGTGCCGAAAGGGCACTTTCTGCGCAAGCTGGACGCAGCCATAGATTTCAGTTTCATCTATGACATCATGAGACCGTTATACAGCGATAAAGGAAGACCGTCGATTGATCCGGTTGTTCTGGTGAAAATGCTCCTGATCGGCTACCTCTACGGAATAGACTCCGAACGGAAGCTGGAACAAGAGATCCTCGTCAATATCGCCTATCGTTGGTTTCTAGGTCTTGACTTAGAAGATAAGGTTCCGGATCACTCTGTCTTTTCTCAAAACCGCAGACGCCGGTTCAAAGATACGGAAGTGTTTCGGGAGATCTTTAATACCGTGGTTGAGCGTTGCGCCGAAGCAGGACTCATCGGCGGTGAATGCGTTGTCATGGATTCTACCCATATTAAAGCCAATGCCGCTAACGGACATGCAGAGAAAGTCCTTCTTGTGGAAGGTCCGAATGACTACTGGCTCAAGCTCAACGACGAGCACGGCGGTCATATCCGGCAAAAAACAGAAGAGGCAGACATGACCTTGACGGTTAAAAAAAAGTCTCTCTCTGATCCTGAAGCTGGGTGGATGCACAGACATCCCAAGCCGGCAGGCTTTCACTACCTTTGCCATCAAAGCTCAGATATCCGCTATGGTATCGTAACCGACGTCCATGTCACGCCGGGGGATGTGACCGACGCCCCCTATTGTGTGGAACGGATAGCTTACCAAAAGAAAGAATGTCGACTTTCCTTCCGCTATGCGGGATTGGATAGCGGCTATGATACAGTGGCAGTTCATCATGGATTACATCAGCTTGGAATAAGAGCCTATATCCCTGTCAATCCTGGTCATACAGCCCATTGGCGTAAAGAAAGAGGACTGTTTACCATTGAGGATTTTCACTATGACGTTCAGAATGACCGTTATATCTGTCCTAACGACTGCACACTGCGTTACATAGGTGTAAGAAAAGCATATTACAGAGTGGGTAAAAACTATGTCACACGATCAGAAGATTGTAAAAACTGTCCTTTGAAAAGCCAATGTATTGCCGGGAAGGCGAATTACAAAGAAGTCAGACGGGATTTCTATCAAGAAGATCAGGAACGCCATCACGCCTTAGTCGGAACAGCCTTATACCGCTACGTCATGCGCAAGCGGCAGGTAATATGTGAAGGGAATTTTGCTCTTCAAAAGCGATGTCACAATCTAAGGTTCACTCGCAAGCGAGGCATTGAGAAAGTCCAGGAACAATGCCTCTTTTCGGCAATGGCCCTGAACCTGAAAAGATTGGTGAAGTATGGGACAGCACCGCTCAGGCCAGCTGTCTCCTATCCGCAAATTAAGCTGAGGATAGTAAGTCTGCAGAGAAATCTCTCAGTTAATTATTGTTGA
- the dltA gene encoding D-alanine--poly(phosphoribitol) ligase subunit DltA translates to MNLISRIDSYAESCPDRVAHQYKDSRLTYKQLKEASDALACYLIETFGDDRTPIVVYGHKQHEMLICFLACVKSGHAYIPADFSLPSQRIEDIIRSSQTRLILSPGESPEREGIRTVQSNEINRLIRSCLGKTPPKDYQVKHHETYYIIYTSGSTGKPKGVQITLANLESFVRWGVGVGRFPEGEVFLNQAPFSFDLSVMDLYLALASGSTLYSIDKAMIAEPKELFAHFKESGVTVWVSTPSFAEMCLGDSSFKSELLPNMKVFMFCGETLSNQCAEKLYRRFPQAKVINSYGPTEATVAVTALLVDLELCAKGEPLPVGRVKEDCKILIMDSEGVAQEEGDRGEIVIVGDSVSPGYYRNEEMTDKAFFNQSFDGDVKRCYRTGDEGYLKEGLLHYGGRIDFQIKLNGYRIELEDIENNLRKVEWVANAVVLPIKKEERVHYLAGVVVPNKKFDKKDFEMGQMIKAELKNYLPDYMIPRKIMFRDSLPMTVNGKVNRVALMEEFQ, encoded by the coding sequence TTGAATCTCATATCCAGAATAGACAGCTATGCTGAAAGCTGTCCTGATCGAGTGGCGCATCAATATAAGGATAGTAGACTTACCTATAAACAATTAAAAGAAGCGTCCGATGCTTTGGCCTGTTATTTAATTGAAACTTTTGGGGACGATAGAACGCCCATTGTTGTGTATGGTCACAAGCAGCATGAAATGCTCATTTGCTTTTTGGCTTGTGTAAAGTCTGGACATGCCTATATCCCCGCGGATTTTTCTTTGCCCAGTCAGCGAATCGAAGATATTATTCGGAGCTCTCAGACCAGATTGATTCTCTCACCTGGCGAGAGCCCGGAACGGGAAGGGATCAGGACAGTCCAATCAAATGAGATTAACCGATTGATTCGGTCCTGTTTAGGCAAGACTCCACCTAAAGATTATCAAGTAAAACACCATGAAACCTATTATATTATCTATACTTCGGGAAGCACAGGAAAACCTAAAGGGGTTCAGATAACCTTGGCTAATCTGGAGAGTTTTGTCCGCTGGGGTGTGGGAGTGGGTCGGTTTCCTGAGGGAGAGGTCTTCCTGAACCAGGCCCCCTTTTCCTTTGATCTGTCTGTGATGGATCTCTATCTGGCCCTTGCCTCCGGTTCTACCCTGTACAGTATTGATAAGGCCATGATCGCTGAGCCGAAGGAACTTTTTGCTCATTTTAAAGAATCCGGAGTAACAGTCTGGGTCTCAACTCCATCCTTTGCAGAGATGTGCCTGGGGGACTCCAGCTTCAAGAGCGAACTTCTTCCTAATATGAAAGTGTTTATGTTTTGTGGAGAGACCTTGAGCAATCAATGTGCGGAAAAATTATACCGACGATTTCCCCAAGCCAAGGTCATTAACTCATACGGTCCTACGGAAGCGACTGTGGCGGTGACAGCTCTCTTAGTGGATTTGGAGTTGTGCGCCAAGGGCGAGCCTTTGCCGGTAGGAAGGGTTAAGGAGGATTGCAAAATTCTCATCATGGACTCGGAAGGGGTCGCTCAGGAGGAAGGAGACCGGGGTGAAATCGTCATCGTAGGTGATAGTGTAAGCCCGGGATACTATCGCAACGAAGAAATGACGGATAAGGCTTTTTTTAATCAGTCCTTCGACGGGGATGTGAAACGGTGCTACCGGACAGGGGATGAGGGTTACCTGAAAGAAGGACTTCTTCATTATGGAGGGAGAATCGACTTTCAGATCAAGCTGAATGGCTATCGAATTGAGTTAGAGGATATTGAGAATAACCTGCGCAAGGTGGAATGGGTTGCAAATGCGGTGGTCTTGCCCATTAAGAAGGAAGAGAGGGTTCACTATCTGGCAGGGGTAGTGGTTCCGAACAAAAAGTTCGATAAAAAGGACTTTGAGATGGGGCAGATGATCAAAGCTGAATTAAAAAACTATCTGCCGGACTATATGATTCCAAGAAAAATCATGTTTAGGGATTCTTTGCCGATGACGGTCAATGGCAAAGTGAATCGAGTTGCACTTATGGAGGAGTTTCAGTGA
- the dltB gene encoding D-alanyl-lipoteichoic acid biosynthesis protein DltB, protein MIPYSNLFFFYVIGLILLPGILLGVMEKRLKLYGLLASLLIIGLLFSDSKLQLFCLVLFYLGELFLVKGYSFLRQKYPQRWILWLAVLLALLPLALSKWGHLFTDRFLGFLGISYLTFKVVQMLLEISDGLIKEVRLLDFTYFLLFFPTLSSGPIDRSRRFLEEVNQIIPRDEYLHRVYLGLRKLLLGAGYKFIIGNIIYIYWLSKIPTEAYDLVETVKYMYGYSFYLFFDFAGYSLMAIGISYILGVRTPENFNKPFISKDIKDFWNRWHMTLSFWFRDYLYTRFVMASMKKKRFKNRYTASYLGYLLTMGTMGIWHGTEIYYILYGLYHGVLIISTDYFQRHSTLYKKYKNYPLWTAASTLITFNLVCFGFLIFSGYLFK, encoded by the coding sequence GTGATTCCCTATAGTAATCTTTTTTTCTTCTACGTCATCGGATTGATTTTACTTCCAGGCATTCTCTTAGGGGTAATGGAAAAACGTCTTAAACTTTATGGACTCTTAGCATCTTTGCTCATCATCGGGCTTCTTTTTTCAGATTCTAAGCTTCAGCTTTTTTGTCTGGTGTTATTTTACCTGGGGGAGCTCTTTCTCGTTAAAGGATATAGCTTTCTGAGGCAAAAGTACCCCCAAAGATGGATTTTATGGCTTGCCGTCCTTTTAGCCTTACTTCCCCTGGCTTTATCCAAATGGGGTCATCTTTTTACGGATAGATTTTTGGGTTTTTTGGGAATCTCCTATCTTACTTTTAAGGTCGTTCAGATGCTTCTGGAAATAAGCGACGGTCTCATTAAGGAAGTAAGACTATTGGATTTTACTTATTTTCTCTTATTCTTCCCAACCCTAAGTTCAGGGCCCATTGATCGCTCCAGAAGATTCTTGGAAGAAGTAAATCAGATTATTCCACGGGATGAGTATCTCCATAGGGTCTATCTGGGACTGCGAAAGCTTCTCCTTGGAGCGGGTTATAAATTTATTATAGGGAATATTATCTACATCTATTGGTTGAGTAAAATTCCCACAGAAGCCTATGACCTAGTCGAAACCGTAAAGTATATGTATGGGTATAGCTTCTATTTGTTTTTTGACTTTGCGGGATATAGCCTGATGGCCATTGGGATAAGTTATATCCTGGGAGTTAGGACGCCGGAGAATTTTAATAAACCTTTTATAAGTAAGGATATCAAAGATTTTTGGAATCGCTGGCATATGACCCTATCTTTTTGGTTCAGAGATTACCTATATACACGCTTTGTCATGGCTTCCATGAAGAAAAAACGCTTTAAAAACAGATACACCGCATCTTATCTTGGCTATCTGCTAACTATGGGAACCATGGGAATTTGGCATGGTACCGAGATCTATTACATTCTCTATGGCCTTTATCACGGGGTACTGATTATAAGTACGGACTACTTTCAGAGACATAGTACCCTTTATAAGAAATATAAGAACTATCCCCTCTGGACTGCGGCATCCACTTTGATTACATTTAACCTGGTTTGCTTTGGTTTTCTAATCTTTTCGGGATATTTATTCAAGTAG
- the dltC gene encoding D-alanine--poly(phosphoribitol) ligase subunit DltC, whose translation MEEKILSLLERVCGTDEVRNERDMNLFEAGILDSLGVIELLVGAEELGIKIEPTEIERTDIETPAKIIATFSKRVAG comes from the coding sequence ATGGAAGAAAAGATTTTAAGTTTATTGGAACGAGTCTGTGGTACCGATGAGGTGCGAAATGAACGAGATATGAATCTTTTTGAGGCCGGGATTTTGGATTCTTTAGGAGTGATTGAACTTTTAGTAGGCGCAGAAGAGTTAGGGATCAAAATTGAGCCCACAGAGATAGAAAGAACAGATATTGAGACTCCGGCGAAAATCATCGCCACCTTTAGTAAGAGGGTTGCTGGATGA
- the dltD gene encoding D-alanyl-lipoteichoic acid biosynthesis protein DltD has protein sequence MRRFLPLALALVISCLIVWAGNEILASKINEAYDPAFGYKLNIQKNQGMVLQRTGIEKDNSILVYGSSELSGSKDPFQPVNFFTGQYEGVYYDLIGRGYCQSLIHLINFGALGYSLKGEKIVFFLSPQWFGKTGITSDDFKKNFSQLHYLAFLNNEGISPQLKSLVAQRVSSLLVQDESMDMRILSYLSYNDAGYARGFLGVLQPYYRLKEAQLLTKDRVQGYRTLMENTAHWKGDRRGDSKSAMKQFNVEVDWESEKKRAQEVGKALSDNNEFGIDNSYFNEYLKEKLPDLKGTMQDQSYLDSPEYRDFELLLLLCQELEIEPLFVSIPVNGFWYDYCGFPQEDRTQYYKKVKELISKAGYDLADFSDHEYDKYFLRDTMHLGWKGWVEVNEAILTYAQ, from the coding sequence ATGAGACGATTTCTCCCCTTAGCTTTGGCCTTGGTCATTTCATGTCTTATAGTTTGGGCGGGTAACGAGATCCTAGCCTCTAAAATTAATGAGGCTTACGACCCGGCCTTTGGCTATAAATTAAATATTCAGAAGAACCAAGGCATGGTACTTCAGAGGACCGGGATAGAAAAGGATAACAGCATCTTGGTTTATGGCTCTTCAGAGTTGAGCGGGTCAAAAGATCCCTTTCAGCCGGTAAACTTTTTTACGGGACAATACGAAGGCGTTTATTATGACCTGATTGGTAGAGGGTATTGTCAAAGCTTGATTCATCTGATTAATTTCGGTGCTTTAGGCTATTCCCTTAAAGGAGAAAAGATCGTATTCTTTCTTTCTCCCCAGTGGTTCGGCAAAACAGGGATAACCTCTGACGACTTTAAGAAGAATTTTTCCCAACTGCACTATCTAGCCTTTTTGAACAATGAAGGGATCAGTCCTCAGTTAAAAAGCTTGGTTGCCCAACGGGTGAGTTCCTTATTAGTTCAAGATGAAAGTATGGATATGCGAATTCTATCCTACCTCTCCTACAATGATGCCGGGTATGCCCGAGGCTTTTTGGGAGTTTTACAACCCTACTATAGATTAAAGGAGGCCCAGTTATTAACCAAGGACCGTGTCCAGGGCTACCGAACCCTTATGGAAAATACTGCTCATTGGAAAGGGGATAGGAGGGGTGATTCCAAATCGGCAATGAAGCAATTCAATGTGGAGGTAGATTGGGAATCTGAAAAGAAGCGTGCCCAAGAGGTGGGGAAAGCTCTTTCGGATAATAATGAATTTGGAATTGACAACAGTTATTTTAATGAATATCTGAAAGAAAAGCTTCCTGATCTCAAAGGCACTATGCAAGACCAGTCTTATCTGGACTCTCCAGAGTATAGGGATTTCGAGTTATTGCTTCTGCTGTGTCAGGAATTAGAGATTGAACCATTGTTCGTCAGTATTCCGGTTAACGGATTTTGGTATGATTATTGCGGATTCCCTCAGGAGGATAGAACTCAGTATTATAAAAAAGTGAAGGAACTTATTAGCAAGGCAGGATACGACCTTGCTGATTTTTCCGATCATGAATATGATAAATATTTTTTGCGGGATACCATGCACCTGGGGTGGAAAGGGTGGGTGGAAGTGAATGAAGCGATTCTTACCTATGCTCAGTGA